DNA from uncultured Desulfovibrio sp.:
GCGTGGGCCAGAAAACTCACCGTGGAGACACGCTCGCCGAGGTACAGTTCCAGTGCCGCCTGCGACTTGCGGGCCAGGGCGTATACCGGGCTTTCCAGTTCGCGCTCAAGGGTACGCATGTACTGCACGTGGCTGATGGCCGAAAGCAGCAGCAGCGGCGTAACCGAAACGGCCACCATGAGCACTGTCATCAGCCGCCGCAGTGAGCGGTACCGGGCCGGAGACACCGCCTCCGGAACTTCCAGCAAATGCGCGAAGTAGTTTTTTATCGTGGCAAACATGTGCCCTCCAAGGTCTGCGCCGCCGTCAAGCCCGCTGGTGCGGTTCAGCTCCACGGCGGCACGTTCCCCGGCCCCGTAAGGCAAAACCCCGACTAATGGCCGCCAGCCACCAGAACGCCCGAAGCCGCAAGGCTGAGCACCAACACTTCAAGCACGGCAATAATCGTCATAATCCACTGCTTCTGGCGCACAAGACTGATCGCAAGCTGCACAAAGCAGATGATAGTAAGCGCCGCAAGAAAAGCGATACCAATGAAATTGCATATATCGCCCTTACCCACAAGGGCAAGCCAGCCCCAACCTTGAGGAATATTGCCCGCAGCGCGGTAGGCGGCTGCGTTCTGCGTCCACAGGTGCGGCATTTGATCCAGAGGAATCTGCGGCGTCAGCACACCAAAAACATAGAGCGCGTAGGTAACAAGCATTGCCACAAAACCCAGCAGCGCGCCGTAGAACAAGGTGTCTGCATAGCGCAGTTGC
Protein-coding regions in this window:
- a CDS encoding DUF1634 domain-containing protein, whose amino-acid sequence is MTTDLKNDIKASPAQLRYADTLFYGALLGFVAMLVTYALYVFGVLTPQIPLDQMPHLWTQNAAAYRAAGNIPQGWGWLALVGKGDICNFIGIAFLAALTIICFVQLAISLVRQKQWIMTIIAVLEVLVLSLAASGVLVAGGH